AAGGAAATGATTACAGACAGAATATCTTGAAATACAAGGACTATAACTGAAGTCGGAACCTCTTATTTGAAAGTATACATGAGCATCTGTGCATGTTGTGAGATAGATGTGAAGAAGATCGAGAAGGGAGTAGAGAGAGATTACCACAGTGAGATCAACCAGCAGTTGTGACATATAAGATTTCAATGCAGAAGAATGCTTCTTAAAATATTCCTTCTCTGAATGACAAATCTTTTCTTCAATTTCCTGAGGAAGCCCATGTCCTACCTTCCATACCAAGCTCCGTAAATTTTCTGCTCGATTGTACCTGTATAAGGATATCGGGTAGAATCTAAGAACTAAATATAAGAACCATGTTCGACGGTAAATAGTACTACAAAGAGATACTTACGTATAGGCCATTAGGCAACGTTTATTTCGGACTAAAGAAAGATGGTGGATGAGGGCTCCGTAGTGGTCTGCATTTCTAGCTGTTTGGACATCCAAACCTTCGTCCTGTATCTTCCTGTTTACACAACACAATAATCATGCCTGTATGGGATTACATACTACAATGAAAAGGGATGTTCTGGGACTAAAATATGCATGTCATGTCACCATATCGCCTCTTATTTAACTTTGTAATATAGATTGAGCATACATAGCAACACATTCATCAAAACTGATGCCCATATGAGATAGCATGCTCCAAACAAAAAAGAGACCCACTCAGATAAAAAGAAGCAGGAGGCCATATTAACTTACCTTATTAAGGACTGAAGCTCAAGGTGATGTTGACTGCACTCTGCCACTACTTGTTCAAACAAGTCACTCTACAATATAAAGAGTGGATAACGGGATTCTCATCAGAGTATGGGAAAATTCCCATTGCAGGTAAATATTGAAGAATAAGGGCAACAAACTAACGAAtagtaatatattaaatatttaagaaTCCCACAACGGCGATGTTATAATCTGTGATCATGAATCGTGATAGTCAAAAGTTATGACGACAGTTATCATCGTAACTTCTTAaacttttcttcttatcttcaAAATTATAGAAATGCATGAAAGATTTAAACACCAAGTTAGCAacagaaggaaaagaaaagcaGTTGACGGCAATTAAGAAAGAGAGTTCACATGTGAAATAGAATAGGCACTCAGTTAAATCTCAACGTGGTTTTAATTTacaatttcaaattttcatCTTTGCAACTGTATATGTTGACATAGAGTAGACAACCATATTAAGATTTGAACTTATTCTTATAAACTTGCAAATCAGGACACTTTTGAAGTGGTAAATGATCAAATGTTGCATTTAAATCCAAAGCAAAGAACTTTAGATCCATGACATCAGGAAGCAAAGCCAAAACAGCTATGGTCATGTAGTTGAGGTTAAGAATTAGAGGGAGGGCAAGACCTAAACATGATTTCAAGCATTCTCAGTGTGGTTGTTGTTTCTGTTTCTCATCAAGCAGATTGCCATCACCAAGCATCAGTGATATTGGCAGAGAATTAGAAACCAATAGCAATCCCTTGATGCGGAAAACTTAAAATGGAGTTCATAAAAGAGAACAATTTTTTCCTAAAACAGTTAATAAAAATTTACCATTCACCGAATCTATGTCCAGAATAGATTTACAATTACATATATTTTCCACAACATAATCCAACATGTGAAATCAATAATCTGAGTATCAAACTGAAAAATGAAGACCAGGGCTTACATTAAACGGCGTGAACTGGCCCTTTTCTCCGCCAGCGAGTTCTTTGACAAGTTGGCAAGCTTTTCTCCCATACATGTTCCAAATCTTCACTGGAAGATGAAATGGGTCTTGAGGGGCGATTGAGTGAGAGTGAGACTGAGAGTGACGGTTATAAAAGGGAATTAGGGTTCCGCTCCAAAAGCAGTAAACGATATAATTTGGGTATTAGAAACACAACACTGCATAAGGAAAAATTAAGAATTGGATGAGGTTATATACGATTATGATCACAATTACATGCGGGATCTTATCTTGGTAGTGAGAATTGAAATTATCAAAACGCTGAAaagtaaacacaaaacaattgaACAGCGAGAACACAGTACCTTCAAGCAATGGTCTCCGAAGCAAGGGTTACCAAGAAGGATCAACAATGTGCCAATTATTCAAGGGAACGAAGCTTCATATGAGCGCCGCGGGAACTCAAATACTGTTGAAATTTGGATCAACAATGTGCCAATTATGCattttttcctctttcattttttataaagcaaaatatttattgaataaCAAGTTGAGATACAATCCTCTCAACTTTAGAATAATTACAACGACGCATTTATGTTAAAATTTTACCTTTTACTAacttttaataataatttttaatttttctactcAATGAAACTAGAAAGACAACTAAACAAGACCAACACAACAACGTCGTCGGTCTGGAAAAAAtggattaataatttaattttgtttcattGCAAAAGTATGTCTCCACAACAGCAAGGCTGCTCAAGGGCAACCATGATCTCAAAAGGTCTTCTACAAGGCTTTCTAGAGACTTGCAGAGATGATTACAACGAACTCTAAGATTATAAATCTAGATGTAGTTGTTTATTAACACACATTGCTCATTATGCAAAGCTCTAAGTTCTTCTTAGACTCTGAGATTCTTTCTTATTGACTTGAACATCAGAGTGTATTTCGAAGGTAAATCTCCTACAGCGGAGCAAAAACGCGAACTAATTTTGAGAAAGAGCCCGGACAAATTTGAGGATTGTTAGCCAAAATTCAAAGTTATTTCTCCTCCGAGATTATGACACTTGATATTTCGAAAGACTTCCGAAAGTCAACCGGAATTGAACCATACGTAGGAGATACAGATCCAACCGAGCACATTGACACTTCTCTAACGGGGATATCTTTCTCGGGTGCAACAAATGCTCTCATTTGCCAAACTTTCTCATTCACACCGAGAAAAATGACATTCCCATGTTGAAGGTCCGAAAGTGGTGAAGGTCatatggtggttgtggtggtgatggGTGGTGGGTATGGTGGAAAGAGAAGGAGTCGTTTCATGGAGGTGGAAGAAAGAGGAGGACTGGAAAAATAATTTGTCACATAAGCTTTATAACGTCATaagaactattttttttttgtgtaaaaCAGGTGTCTCCTTTGGAGGCAATAGTGTTCGAGCTGggaacatccacatcatggtgGGGCTAACTCTCTCAGCAGAGTTTTTTTTCCATCCACAAGACTCGAACCCGAAACATTGCTTAAGGGGAATCAAGCATGTACTACTTGAACAATCAAATAAAGTTTTTCTAGGACAAAAAAGAGGAACTTTTATAGGGATCATTTTAGATTCAAATGTATAAGTTGAAGAATGAAAACATATATAGCCTAAAGAAGTATTATGTGATACGGGTATGAGAAATCTATCGAAACGTATTCATATAAAACATtcgtataataattaattacaatctaataatttttttccaaaagaaGAAAATTGTCAATTAATAAATTTGACCCTGCACTCTAAAGAATAAAGTATAACACTATGTCTATTAGTTAAGAAAACAACGAATAGAATTTTTACATTCGTAAAATTTGTGATATATGTACATTGACTTTATTACAATATCACTTAATTGAGAGATTAATGGTTTAGCACTGCACTCTACTCTCTAAAGTGCATTAGACAAATCCCAAATTTTTATGCATAAACAAGTGGGCCACAAGAATGATTGaatcaattgattttgaaggtATGTGTATATTTAACTGTCAAGAATTATAATTGAACTAAATATTATATCCATTAATAATAATTTCCAAGTTTATAACAGTTCAATTGTCACATGTGAGTCACAATGTAGTTTGGTTTCAAGTGATGAATGTTGCAGCAATCATTGTCAACAAAAAGAGGATGCTGTCATTCACTCTAATGTTAATCATCCTTAATATGTCGATCTGCATACTCCTCCTCCTAGCCAACTGCATCTAAATCAGCATCTGCATCAGTCTCTCCATCTATGATTCCAGCTTCAACTTCAGCATCTGCTTCCAGTTGCCCCGCTTCCTGACCATCAGGGTCTGAGTTCTGCTTCTGAAGTTCTTCAGGTGTTGGGGTTCCACCTTGTAAGTCAGGGACAGTTGCGGCATCAAATTCCATAGGCGTTGCTGCGGCATCTGTTCTAATGCCTTCACCATCGTTCTCAGTTGCAGGTGTAGCAACCTATTTCACAAGAAAAACATCATGATGACAAAGTGGAAATAAAGTGATTTCAGGGAATCAATTAATATTGGATTGTTATTACAGATcctaaataaagaaagaaagagaacaaAGACAATGAAGAGTAGAGTGAAATAGATGAAGATGACTGATCTAAGTTATCTTGCTAGCAGCATTTATTGCCCTTAGCCACCTATATTGCAGTGGCAACACTAGGTTTCCTTCATTGCAGTCGTCAGTTTTACTTTACAAACTCCAAATTCTAGTTCTAGGTGTCCAATATTGGGTGCGTGTTAAAATCTCACATTAGCTAGAAGATGACCAAAATAATCCTTATAAAGGCTTTGGCAATCCTCACTTTATAAGGTACCTTCAGGGGAAGAGTTAGATCTCGATCAAATTTCAAGATAGTATCAGAGTCTATTATTGGGCCACTCGTAGATATCCTAGGTTCAAGCACAAGTTTTAAGATGGTACCTGAGCAAGATATAACCAAAATAATCTTTATAAAGCTCTCATCACACTGTAAGCTAGCTTTTAAGGGTTGAGTTTTTCCTAGCCCAAATTCTAAAAGTTGTTAGAGTCTATCCTAGACCTAATATTGGACCCAAAATTCCACATTCATTGTACCTCTAGCTGCCTTCATTGTATCCGTTAGTTCTACAAATTCCTTGCCATAGATGTCCAGTCTTAGGCGTGGGGGTATGTGTTAAGATCCCACATCGtttagagatatgaccaaaacAGTCTCCATAAAAAGGCTTTGCCAATCTCCATCTAATAAGCAAACTTTTAGGGTATAATTAGGTCTCGACCAAATTATCATGAGAATATATTAATCATTATCTCTTCGAGTTAAAATTGAATTGTTATCCCCAGCTTAAATATAATCATGGAACTAGATACACAAAGGAAACAGAAATTAAAAGTCCTGCCAACAATTTGGGGCTTCTCGTGGCTTTGAATAAGCTAAAGAATAGAACCACCAACAATTTGAAGAACTAAATTCTACACAATCCTCTATAAAAGGTTTTTTCTCTTGAGCTGATGTGACGAAAAAAACGGCAAGTTGGATATGAATCGAGATACCTGATTTTCCTCAACTTGATGGGCAGCGCCTTTTGCTTCTTCCTTTTTAGCACGTTTACCTCTGTCATTAGATTTAGATTGGAATTTAGTTCGGACATCAGATGGCAAAAGTTCTAGTGGTACAACTCCTTCAATGCCATTATCAGTAAACTGCAGCAAATTGAATATAATTTTCATCAGTTCTAACAAAGTTAAGCAGACAATATATTGCAGATTTCAAAGTTGATCTTACCTTAGAAAATCCCTCCAAGTCCTGTCGTGCAGAAAGCCGAAGACCTTTCCAACAATAAACCTGAATCAAAAAGAAAGATCAGATATAAGATTTGTACCCTAAAGTAGAAGGCCAACTATCAGACAATAAACTTGTGCCTAAAAGATTAGGAGGATTTTCTTTTGGTAAGTATATTGGTTTTGACTTAAATGAAGAAGTAATAGTTTATGGCAAGGTTCTGTATATGCTGGAGAGCTCAGTTTTACTAATGCTCTATTTCTATATTGACTTTGtttgcttgttctttcttttttattttcccgTTCTTCCCGAGAGCAATCCTCATCCAATTTacctttttttctcttctttttgttTGAATCAAATATGTTCTTTTatcaatttgtttttaaaagggCAAATTATTCTCCAAAAGATGCTTAAATTACACCATATCCCCTTTGAATTTTAACAATTACACTAACTTTTCCAAGAGATCAACATCTATTAAATTTTATTCAAATTGTATTTTTGCTACTcatgaaatataaataaaataattatcattatcattataATTACAAGTCTTACCAACATAACAAATAGTAGGATGATGTGACACTACTTGAAAGAATTTGCAAACTGGTCCATGTTGCTTAACTGTTGCAAATTTGAAGGATTTTGGCAATACTGACCCTGGAGCATTAGGTTGTTGGATCCTAACACAAATTTTTAAAGGAATTTATGTCTCTTCCATAAATCTGTTTTGGGGTAGACTTATATATTTAGTTTCACATTGCTATTTTACTCGTGGCTGTTCCAACAGAGTCTACATCTCCAAAATGAAGAGAAATTGGGAAGCCATGCTACATTAGTAATTCTCTTGTtctttggcttttttttttgttttataatattttttaggatATCTTATTCTCAAACTTGTTGTCCTTCTTTTCTCTATAATTAAATTTCCTTTTctaccaaaacaaaatagtaAGTAGAGGCTTACCCTGTTATTCTTGTGGTGATATTCAGCTTCTATTCCAGCAGCAGGATCCATCTGTAATTTAAAAAATGCAAAGAGTTTTGATaattaagtaaaataaaatagaaaacaacAGAACAGATAATGagaaagaaaattataataGCCAATCCTGCAACATTAAACGATAGGTAAAGGTAGGAAGGGGAAAATTTTATTATGCTCATCATAGCTCAATAAGGATTAAGGAAAGCTTACATCTTCCGCTAAGGGTTTCCAGTACTCCATAATCAAAGGTGTTTGAACACGCTGAGGATCAGTTAAAGCATTCTGATAATTCAAGAAATTGTGTAAATAGataatttataaaaatcaatCCACATTATGACCAACAAATGGTAATGAAGATTTTTCAACAAAAGAAGTCATTCCATCAGTCCATTATCATTCTGATTATGCATAAACATACCAACAAAACCTAAGTTCTCAAGAGTATACAAACCACCAGCATTTGATTGGTTGCAGTGGAAGGCTGAATTATATTGTTACAATACTCAAACTCAACATTGAAAAGAACTCAAGGCACAAAAGTCATGATGCAATGAACTATATATTTACATGATAAAGAGGATATGATAATTAGCAATGCCTTTTCATCATTTTATCCCTTAAATAAGGCAGTTCATTAATAGGCACATCATATTTGAAGACAACAAATTGGAATGTCCAGCAAATGATTTTACAAACAATTGAAATAGATAAATGagttttcatatttaaaataaataaactggGTAGTATTATCTGATATAAATCAATGTTGGGTATTGTCAGTCAGTAGAGACTAGAGAAACAAAAACCTCCTTGACTTGAAGGAATATCATAAAGGAAGGGAAGAATAATACACATCATGAACTATGATGCACACGTTTTGACTAAACAACTCAAAACCTACTACCAGAGCACTTTGATGTTAAGTACAGAATGTCATGCCAATATTGACTCGTAATTCTTCTAACCCCTAGTGCTCAGCATCCACTAAAGCCAACTTCTACAGTACAACACCATGAACTATGATGCACACGTTTTGACTAAATAACTCGAAACTACTAAGTACTACCAGAGCATTTTGATGTTTAAGTACAGAATATCATGCCAATATTGACTCATACTTCTTCTAACCCCTAGTGCTGAGCATCCACAAAAGCCAACTTCTACAGTACAACACCTTGCATATTGATAACTAGCCACAACTTCTGCAAAACAATAACATACCGGATTTTGATCTGCCCACTTCCACAACTGAGACAGTTCTTTGTTACCCATTCTCCATCTTGGCTTACTGAAATTTGAGAAACAGAACAACATAAGAAAGAGAATCTGAGCATGTTGAATAAGAGAAATAATTCCACAATGGCTTAGGACCATACATTATTTCATTCTATAAAGAAGAAGCACCTCACATGCCTTTGTTTTAGCCTAGATGCATCCTGTCTGTTGGTAACTTCAATTCAGAAGTCGTGTCGTTTTCTATGTTTTGAGCTAATAGAAATAACTCGAagttaactctttttttttacttGAACATATATGCTGTGTTTCTACCCTTAAACATTTAAATATGCTCATTATCCTTCAGGACTAGTTTGCAAGCTGAAGTAGTTTCTAAATGGTCTGAAACAGTCACCCCAGACCTGGCTCTCAGAAGTTTAGCAAGGTTCTCCGGCAATTCAACAATACTCATGAACCAGATGACTCTGTTTTCTTTAGATGTTGACCATTGCAAATATAAATATGTGGACGCTATTGTTACTACAGGTGATGATCAGGAAGGTGTTGAAGATCTAAAACAGAATATGTTCTAGCGTTTCCAGACCAAAGACTTATGTCAATTACTTTACTTCCTTGGGGGATTTTGAAGTTGTGCAGTCATAAGCAGGCATTGCTATCTCTGAAGAAATATGTTCTAAATTTATTGGATGAATCATTTAGAAACCTATTGATACTCCTATAGACCCCAACATGAGGGTTCTACCTAACCAAGGGGCTCAATTGAATTATCTCACCATAACTACAACAGATATATCTTTTCCTGTTTTTGCAGTAAATCAGTGAATAATGTCAGAACTTTGTAGCATTTCATGTATCTTAATCattgttaatgacatttttcaaaactgaatctcATTGCACCCTCCCCACCAAAGAAAGAATACTCGATGATGAAGTTCTGCACTTCAGTGATCAATGTTATTTACCccgattcatttttcttttcctccTGGAGATTAAAAAAGATTTCTAATCCTATAATCTAAAGCCATTATTACAAAAATAAACGACTTGTTAGAAAACAAGCATACCGCTTCCTGGCCACATCTGAAACTGTTTTCTTCTCCATAGGTTGTTTTTCATATGGTAGGCAACCATCCCGTTTCCACCACACCTAAAAAGTACAAGATGGGATTAAGTAAATGGTAACATATTCTTAATGTTAATGATAAATTGCAGTCATATGTTTGTGCAAGAGAACATAAGGAGGAAGAGTGAAGGAGTATGCTCACCCAATTCTTTTCTCGTTCCAATATATGCTCAATTTTGTGAAGAAACTCTTTCCCCTTGGGTGGAGTCAGTTCAAGAAGTTTTTTAACTCGTTCCTCACATGATGTAATCTcttctttctgggtttcaaaaaatgaaatatGCATTCCATTGTTACATGTAAGCAGTGCAACTTCAATTGAAACAGCAGTTTCTATAAATATTTTAGTAGGAGCTAAGTTGTCTTTTAAAAACAAAGCTAAATTGTGGTTTTTCCTTCGGTATTCTCAGATGGCAGAAAAGCTAAGACAAAAACAACAAAGAACATATGTTCTATGTAAAACCTGATATCTAATAAAATGGAGGGTTCTAATGTCAGAAAAGAAACTTGCCCTAAGCTAAGAGATGCTTACCGCATCTTCATGCTTGAAAAAATCTATTTTTAAATGACAAGTGTAAAATTTTCAGTTCGCAAATTAACTACACATGAATATGAGTATTTAATTCTAGTGGCTTCATTCACTCACTAAGTTTGACACGTAAACCTTGAATGTGCTTCAGATAGGTCAATTGAACATGCTATATAAGATTCcataataattttttacttaTCTTCAATTTTCCTTTCACGTTCTGAAGTGAACACATCATTCACTGGATGGGTTTTCTTATGGCTTTGCTTCAACAAATTCATAAAAATAtttggcttaattccactttgggcccctgatgtttcagaaatgagctatcggggccccccgtgtttaaacgtagcggtcaggcaccccaacgtttcaaaaacgtgcgatcCAGCCCCTTCTGTTAAGCtccgttagttgaccaaacggaggccctttcattaattgacgtggattTTCTCTAACCGCAGCTTTGCCTTCCTCTGATGACCATCAATGGTGAACAACACTGGCACAATTCAAGGCAAGGACTTAGGAGAGATGAACAAGACTAAAATTAGGGTTTGAAAAGGGGAAATCAGAAATTGGAAGAAAGGTTGATTCCTTACCATGAATTGATCATCAATTCGAACAGAGGAGAGAAAGAGCTATGCAACGCAGGTTCTACAGATTCTCCGGCGAAGgtctcgccggagaagacggtggttggCGGCGGCGGCTGGCGGTGGAGGGCGGCGGAACGACAAATTTCTTGGGGGGTTTTGTTGCGGACAGTGAGAGGAgtacggtggtggtggtggtttctcCAATAGCTAAGCGGTTTGCTGGAGATCGGGATTTGAAGGTGGctgaaattagggttttggtttcTCCTCTATTTCTCTGTTGTTTCGCATcatgttggtgatgatgatgctcgCGGGACTGAAGGAGGTGGCGGCGTCATCGTGGCTGCTGGCGGTGGTGGCTAGCTTGGGTGATGCCAGGGTAGTTTGCacatggaaggagaagaagagaaagatcaGGACAGGAACGGTGGTGATGGTGTAGCCTCTGGAAGGAGAGTGACCAGGCGGTGGTGGTTGTCATCAGGAGGAGAAGAAGGTGTTGGCAGTGCTGCAACCTTAGGGAAAataatcagaagaagaagaaaatgggtcttggagaggaagagagaaagagtcGAGAGGTTGAGGGAGAGCATGAGTGAGTGAACGcgtgagggagagagagagaagagagtgagaggaaatccacgtcaattaatgaaagggcctccgtttggtcaactaacggaGCTTAACAGAAGGGGCTGgatcgcacgtttttgaaacgttggggtgcctgaccgctacgtttaaacacggggggccccgatagctcatttctgaaacatcaggggcccaaagtggaattaagccaaaaTATTTTCATGCCCGGATCAATAACAATAATGATATAATATTCTCACTAAGCTCACAAGCCAAGATAAGTTTCATTGCATTAATAATTTTAACTCTGCTAACTAATTCAGAAACCGGgcaatatataaattaattaatctgCTTCAACACTAGTAACCAACAGGATACCAATTGTCCTTTTGAATTTTATCACACACTCATTAGCAGTGTGGACTGAGGTACAGTTTAATTTCAAGCCCAGGTATCATAAAAAGAAACTGCCATCCAAAAATGAAACAGGCTTCCCTTTTCTGGGTTAATTGCACTTTGCAACTCTAACCTTTGGAATCAGATGCAATGACCCCTATATCTTCCAATTTCGACACTCTACCGTCTACCCTATCAATTTAATCAACAATCAGCAATAAGAACCCATTTTTAGCCACAAATTTTTCTACACAGCTTTTATGAGACAGTTGTTT
This portion of the Lotus japonicus ecotype B-129 chromosome 3, LjGifu_v1.2 genome encodes:
- the LOC130749451 gene encoding uncharacterized protein LOC130749451 is translated as MYGRKACQLVKELAGGEKGQFTPFNSDLFEQVVAECSQHHLELQSLIRKIQDEGLDVQTARNADHYGALIHHLSLVRNKRCLMAYTYNRAENLRSLVWKVGHGLPQEIEEKICHSEKEYFKKHSSALKSYMSQLLVDLTVDMVPPKDPCIQVRVLEDIGEGIVLSDDKTYNLALQSIHLLKRTDAEQFIARGLMEEITD